The proteins below are encoded in one region of Castor canadensis chromosome 6, mCasCan1.hap1v2, whole genome shotgun sequence:
- the Nanog gene encoding homeobox protein NANOG isoform X2, whose protein sequence is MSVDPGCPQSLPCSEAPNCRDCSPVPLTYGPEEDCSSLPMSSAELLHTETASPLPYAMDLLTQDSPDSSTSPKAKPPDSGSGESTVKKEDTKAQVKKQKMRTVFSQTQLCVLNDRFQKQKYLSLQQMHELSGILNLTYKQVKTWFQNQRMKSKRWQKSKWPKNGNGVTQGCMGNTPSNPPVRNSQAWNPAWSDQAWSSQSWSSHSWSTQTWYSQAWNSSFYNYGEEPGQPYVQFQQNYPVSDLETTLETAGESLKYFGTSQALDLFLNYSVNMQPDDM, encoded by the exons ATGAGTGTGGATCCAGGTTGCCCCCAAAGTTTGCCTTGTTCTGAAGCACCCAACTGTAGGGACTGCTCGCCAGTGCCCTTGACTTATGGGCCTGAAGAAGATTGTTCGTCTTTGCCAATGTCATCTGCGGAGCTGCTCCACACAGAGACTG CCTCTCCTCTTCCTTATGCCATGGACCTGCTTACTCAGGACAGTCCTGATTCTTCTACCAGTCCCAAGGCCAAACCACCAGATTCGGGTTCTGGAGAGAGCACAGTGAAGAAGGAAGATACTAAAGCCCAGGTCAAAAAGCAGAAGATGCGGACTGTGTTCTCCCAGACTCAGCTGTGTGTGCTCAATGAcaggtttcagaagcagaagtacCTCAGCCTCCAGCAGATGCATGAACTTTCTGGCATTCTGAATCTTACCTACAAACAG GTTAAGACCTGGTTCCAAAACCAGAGAATGAAGTCTAAGAGATGGCAGAAAAGCAAGTGGCCAAAGAATGGCAATGGTGTGACTCAG GGGTGCATGGGGAACACACCTTCAAACCCTCCTGTGCGGAACAGCCAGGCCTGGAACCCAGCTTGGAGCGACCAGGCCTGGAGCAGCCAGTCTTGGAGCAGCCATTCCTGGAGCACTCAGACCTGGTACAGCCAGGCCTGGAACAGTTCATTCTACAACTATGGGGAGGAGCCCGGGCAGCCCTACGTGCAGTTCCAGCAAAATTACCCTGTCAGTGATTTGGAGACCACCTTGGAAACGGCTGGGGAAAGCCTTAAGTATTTTGGTACCTCACAAGCCTTGGATTTATTCCTCAATTACTCTGTGAATATGCAGCCTG
- the Nanog gene encoding homeobox protein NANOG isoform X1 — protein sequence MSVDPGCPQSLPCSEAPNCRDCSPVPLTYGPEEDCSSLPMSSAELLHTETASPLPYAMDLLTQDSPDSSTSPKAKPPDSGSGESTVKKEDTKAQVKKQKMRTVFSQTQLCVLNDRFQKQKYLSLQQMHELSGILNLTYKQVKTWFQNQRMKSKRWQKSKWPKNGNGVTQKGSAPPDYPGLHLNCSQGCMGNTPSNPPVRNSQAWNPAWSDQAWSSQSWSSHSWSTQTWYSQAWNSSFYNYGEEPGQPYVQFQQNYPVSDLETTLETAGESLKYFGTSQALDLFLNYSVNMQPDDM from the exons ATGAGTGTGGATCCAGGTTGCCCCCAAAGTTTGCCTTGTTCTGAAGCACCCAACTGTAGGGACTGCTCGCCAGTGCCCTTGACTTATGGGCCTGAAGAAGATTGTTCGTCTTTGCCAATGTCATCTGCGGAGCTGCTCCACACAGAGACTG CCTCTCCTCTTCCTTATGCCATGGACCTGCTTACTCAGGACAGTCCTGATTCTTCTACCAGTCCCAAGGCCAAACCACCAGATTCGGGTTCTGGAGAGAGCACAGTGAAGAAGGAAGATACTAAAGCCCAGGTCAAAAAGCAGAAGATGCGGACTGTGTTCTCCCAGACTCAGCTGTGTGTGCTCAATGAcaggtttcagaagcagaagtacCTCAGCCTCCAGCAGATGCATGAACTTTCTGGCATTCTGAATCTTACCTACAAACAG GTTAAGACCTGGTTCCAAAACCAGAGAATGAAGTCTAAGAGATGGCAGAAAAGCAAGTGGCCAAAGAATGGCAATGGTGTGACTCAG AAGGGTTCCGCACCTCCAGACTATCCTGGCCTCCATTTGAACTGTAGCCAGGGGTGCATGGGGAACACACCTTCAAACCCTCCTGTGCGGAACAGCCAGGCCTGGAACCCAGCTTGGAGCGACCAGGCCTGGAGCAGCCAGTCTTGGAGCAGCCATTCCTGGAGCACTCAGACCTGGTACAGCCAGGCCTGGAACAGTTCATTCTACAACTATGGGGAGGAGCCCGGGCAGCCCTACGTGCAGTTCCAGCAAAATTACCCTGTCAGTGATTTGGAGACCACCTTGGAAACGGCTGGGGAAAGCCTTAAGTATTTTGGTACCTCACAAGCCTTGGATTTATTCCTCAATTACTCTGTGAATATGCAGCCTG